The sequence below is a genomic window from Phycodurus eques isolate BA_2022a chromosome 6, UOR_Pequ_1.1, whole genome shotgun sequence.
TTGAGATTCCAACACATCATCTCCTCACAACTACAAACCGCTGCATTGCAATATCAtttggagcagttcacaatcaatatttcttcgaataacatgacaaaaaaaacaaaacataaaaacctgATTTCTctgatttgaagaaaaataatccaaaggtgCGGGAATTATAAAATGTGCTTCAGCCGTAACCCTTTTCGCCCAGGGATTCAttcttttgtgtgtatgttcttGATTGTGTGATTTATGATTCAGGATGCTGCTGACCaaaacaaatcacattcaaaaaaaaatgtttgcgcaGGAGGACCTCGATGACATCGATCATCGAGGTGATCTGTGCGTTTCATTTCCATTGGAAAGTCCTTCTCTGTAGGCTGCGAGTTGACTGCACCATCAAAACAGCGGCACTACTTGATGAACATTTGCGTTCCTCCAATCCCAACAACCGTTCCTTTACACGTGCCGCTGTCACATAACGCAATAGTCGGACCGGTGCGAGCTGCGCTGCATTACTCGCATTTATCGTCTCATCCGCCATAAGAGTGACAAAGGGGGCCTTGCGAACctgccttcccccccccccctcttttatCATCATGTCACCAATAATAGCATTCATCCGATGATTCTGTATTCTCCCTGAAGTCCCACCAAACACTTTGTTAGTGGACAGAATGACATGCAAGTCTTCATTGTGTTCAACAAAGAAGTCTATTCATACAGTTTCTTGTCATTTGTAAATGGAGGTCAATGCATATAAGCCAGCGGAGAAGGCCTTGAAGGCCCAGACTGTACGCCATTGCGTAAAGGTAACATCGTACgtaaagaaatttttttttttaattattattattttgtcatgggcggcacggtggccgactggttagagcgtcagcgttctgaggacccgggttcaatccccggccccgcctgtgtggagtttgccatgttctccccgtgcctgcgtggcttttctccgggcactccggtttcctcccacatcccaaaaacatgcattcattggagactctaaattgcccgtaggcgtgactgtgagtgcgaatggttgtttgttcggatgtgccctgcgattggctggcaaccggttcggggcgtacgccgcctcctgcccgatgacagccgggataggctccggcacgcccgcgacccgcgtgaggagaagcggctcagaaaatggatggatggattttgtcaTGGACTAACTGCTTCAAAAGAAGACTGCGCCCTACTGCAGTGTCACCATTCAATGTGCTGACCTTTTGGAGCACGATTGCTATGATTAATACGCTGCGTCCATCACTGGAAATCACTGAATGCGCCCATCTCCGAATGGCAACGTACTATTTCCTAGGAAACACATTGCTGTCACTCCGACTTTTGAACACGCACTTGACCCGACGGCCACAATACGGCGGCCGCCCCGAGAGAGGCGACGCAGACGTCGCCACGTCATTCGTTTGCTGCTCGGAGACGGAGCGACAACTTCGACGCCGGCCCGAAGAAAAAGCCCTCGACTTCCGCCATAATGTTGAACATTGATCGGTCGTTGCCGAATTTCCCTTTGAGGgaatatccatccacccattttgtATACCGCcagtcctcattagggtcacgggtgtgccggagccttGGATTATAATGAGAaggatgaatgaaaaaaaagaccGGTGTTGAgttacaaaacatttcaagtgaTAAAGAATTAAGTGGGAGCCGATTAAAAGTAACAAAACTAAACCAGCATACAAAGCATTTACTGTACTGTGAAAGTGTCATCCGTCTCATTATTCTGGTTCTAAAGAACAACGATAAAGTGCAAGAACAaatgaaatcacttaaatatacaaaaataactcaaatgtgcaaaaacagcatcaaatcaaataaatgagaaaatgtcAGGCAAATAAATAATGACGTAACTGCAAATCAGTACCAGAAACAAGGTGGTACGAAGACACGGATTAAATCGGTCCAGTCCCCACTGACGTcgggtaccaaatgcacggcctGCCGCTGGTTGTTTCTTAGGTTGTTTCACTTGGACTTGACAGAAGACTCAAGATGCAGTTTGTTTAAAAAGCCTCAGCTTTTATTTCTGCTCAACATATGACAGTATGAATCAGTTCCATCTCAATCAATGGAGTCCAGCATCAGTTCGTCATCCTGACGTATCAGTCTGTCATCCTGAGGTATCGGTCCAGGCACGAGCTCCCTTGCTAGATGACGTacttaaatggtgaaaaaaagttatttgtgTATTGTTAAGTTTTCTACGTGGGGCAGCAACCACAGTGGAGCTGGGCATACGTACTTGGATTCTCCTGAAGAAACCTCGCGCACACAAACGGAAGGGTGGAGCTACAGGGCACATCGTCCCAGCATGTATCCCCTGCAGACAAAAGTAAACTGTCATCTCGTCGTCACAGTCAGGCGAATCGCATTGAGCATTTTTCATTGAGAGCGGGAAGACTTCCCACCCGCATAAAGAACAATGTAAAGATACTGAATAACAATGAAGTGGAGTAAGAATTCACCAGTACCGTTCGTCGTCATCACCATCAAACGTTCAGTCGTCAAAGAGTGTGACTTACCGCCAGCATTCATCTGCATGCAGCACTGTGACAGCTCGTTGTCTGGTTTTAGTGGACACCAGAATCTCCACTTCATTTGGATACCATCGATCCAAAACCAGGCCCCGGCCTGGAAAAGCGATGATCAAGTTGGACATTTACCGGAGTCCCGGCATAAATATGTGTTTGTTTCATCGACAGCGGGATTTATTACCGTTTGACAATCTGAGCCTCCGAGCCACGTGGGAGTCTGAGTCAGCGTCTTAATGAATGCATATTCGTCATCGCTCACTACAGATGCGAGGTTCCCTCCGATGGCCTGGCAACGCGCCTGCAGTGGGCACAGCCAGAAAAACGTCTCGCACACGCTTTCAAACATGTCGACAAGCGATCTGGAAACAGCGTAGAATGACCTCGGCCTGAACCCAGGTCTTTTGTGTCGCATCAAAGAAGAAACAGCGGTTCTTGTGTTGGGTCCAGCCAGGCGGACAAGCGCCTGCTGCCAGCGATCTCGTGTGGTTGCGGGTGAGAACACGCGCGGTCGATACCGATTGCCGATCCTCACCCTGAGCTGTTGCCAGCGCCACAATGGCACACAAAAGTAAAGAGAGGGGCAGCATCTCGGTGAAGAAGTCAGATGTTGAAGACAACGGActgagaaaaaccttttgaatAGAGGCAGACAAAAGGCTGAGTGAATCCCAGCAATTTGGAAGAGCAAAAGAATGCGAGCGCAAACCTGCAGATGAGAGCTCCTCTGCTGTCCGGTGAACAACTTGTGAACACAAGTTGCCCTTATATGTCGTCAGTCGACCTTCAAAAGTTTGCCAGCCGTTAGCATTTCACAAGAGTTGGGGCAAACAAATCAAAGGACAACACTCACTCTTGCTTCATATTTGTCCAAGTATTGCCGTTTCCAGATTTCACAATTTTACATTACATCAAATGACAACATGTATAGTGTTAGCAAAATGAAACAGATTTGAAACATAAGAACAAATAGTAGTTTCACATGTTTGTTCAGCTGTTTGACAAAAAGCGAAATGTGCAAACATAACATTGGTCATGGATGTCGAGTACAATTACTGATATAATCGCATTTGAGTGGAACGGAAAGAACACAACAAGACCAGCTCGTCCGTGTTATCGTCAGTGAACGTTTCTTTGTGGGCTTGATTTCACTGGAGTTTGAGGCGCTTTGATGCTTCATAATTTGATGACAGTGTACTTTTCGCATTTCACAATTTCACTGGTCACGTTACATTACACATACATTAACATCAAGGTACGCAGGAATTGTTTTCGGCGGGCTTGAGCTATGTTGACCTGGCAACTATTTCATCAAACAGGGACGCTTTTCACGTTTCGGCTTTGAAAGGTTTCTCAAACATACGACGAAATTCCCAGGAATAAAACTGATGTAATATGTCAGCAAAGGCCAATAGTTGATGTTTCGGTTTCGGGAGTTGATGTACACTGGCCAAGCGCAACACCGATGTCGGCCGCATCCGACGCAAGAGATGTAGTTTACGTGCGCAAAATCGCCATTTTTGTTCATCCCTTTTGGTTATGCTCCCCTGTTCAGCCCTTCTGGTCACGAGTTCTACAAAAACTCTCCTCAATCttgaactgcaggattccactatCTCCACCTCCCAAATGAACATTCCCAACTTGTACTCCTAACGTTAGCCTTCACGAAGAAAGCAATTGCGCTTGACTCCGAAGAGAAACAAGCTTCCGATATCAACCGATGGATGAGGCCTATCATAGAACACGTATCACTCGAGAACATTTGGGAGACACGTAATAACCAACTGGATCGAGGATTTTTGTGATACCTACCTTTGCTGCTGGACTTTGAGCTCTTCGATGCGGTGTACTTCGAAAAGCCCGGACTGAGCGTCAAGAACGCCAAGGTTAACAGCCGCCGCCATAAACGTAATATCGCTGAGCGCGATCTTCCACTTTTTCGTGTTACTGGAGCATATCGCAACTGACTTTGGCTTGCGTTTTGGAGAAGTTTCATGTCCAGCATCCTCTCGGTCTTCTCTCAAAGTCGACTTTTTATTGTCTACTCAGCATATATTTGGGACGACGGTTGGCGTTCCGGGAGTCATCCGTCTTCACTTGTCGCAGTCAATGTCAACTTTGTAATCGAGCGCATTATGTCGAGCGGCGCGCACACCACGACGGCCTCACGCGCCACCACTTGAATGAACGTGACTCGCTCGCACATACACGCACAGAGCCGACTTTGtgtttgaaaagaaaagggCTTTTCCACGAGCGATGTGGTTTCGAGGCGCATTCTTACTTTTACATGTCCGCTATCTGGACTATAGAGAGGGAGCCCACCTCCGCCAGCATTTCTGACCCTTCTACATCATCCTGTATCCTGCTATGCGTCCTGCTGAGTCATCAAATGTAGCGCCGAGATGATATTTCCCTATCACCACAATGTTACTTTCATATCAATTCATTTCTTTCTGTATTTGTAGGCGCCACCTTGAATCCCTAACGAGCGCCCCAAATAATTGTCAAATGTAAACGGGCCCTTAGTTTTGGAAAGCAATAGCGTTAGCGCTCCTGACGCTCCAAGTCGAACACGAACACTTGTGAGGATGTCACAGCTAACGTGGCGCTGTCATCGTCTCGGTGCTCACTGCGCTTGTCCGCCAAAGTAGGACATTTTCAAGTGTCAGCTGAGTGGCGGCTGAATTTGAGAGTTCTGATGCTttggctttgtttgtttgtcctcgTGGAAGTTCAAGAATGATTTTGTTAACCTTGCGGTCAACCGACCAGTCTGCTCGCAGGCCGCCGACCTCTTCCAGTCATGGGATGGCATGGATGGTGCATTGCCCTTTTGTTTGTGTCAAATGTACAAAGTGCTgacattgaactgcgacctgaagagaaattacagtaaatctcTTTGAATGTTGACTCTGGGTGGTGGTGTTTATTTTGGGCTGTCCTATCGCGTCTATCCTATAAGCTGATACCCAGTACTTGTAGGAAACCCAAGACCTATTCTGCTGTTTGAATGGAACCAGGTGGAGCCCCCCACAGGCTGCACTTCCTGtattctgcctgtcactcgaaaaaaaacatccccggTATAGATCGAGgatcaaatactgtatatatttgtaccAAAGGCACAttttaatgacatcattgcCTTCGTATTGAAATAGCATTTGACACAATCAAGTGCggaaaacaacattcatcaCGTGGTGTCCGTTTTGATTGCAGCATTTCTGAAGGCGTCGACGGAAGTTGACTTGCGCTCCCTCCGACATTTATCTGCCGATTCGGGTGACTTCTCGTCCAGTGCGCGTACACGCAACCGCTACCGTTTATTCTTTGGTGAGTTTGGAAAAACATATCTGTacaaaatcctcctcctccgatAAATCAATttgacattcattcatcttttgtaCTGGATTCTGGCGTCATGCGTGTTGTGGCCTGTCACTCTACATCCTCAACCACCGGCCTCGTAAACATATTACAGCACATGCGTTGGTGGGATTGTCGTCTTCAGTTTGAGAATCTTTGCAAAAAAGTCAATTGTTGGTGCGTAAATATAgctcaagtcagctgggatagattccaTCTGGAAACAAGTTAGGCAGCTAGAAAAATGG
It includes:
- the LOC133403831 gene encoding type-2 ice-structuring protein-like → MLPLSLLLCAIVALATAQGEDRQSVSTARVLTRNHTRSLAAGACPPGWTQHKNRCFFFDATQKTWVQAEARCQAIGGNLASVVSDDEYAFIKTLTQTPTWLGGSDCQTAGAWFWIDGIQMKWRFWCPLKPDNELSQCCMQMNAGGDTCWDDVPCSSTLPFVCARFLQENPIRHLARELVPGPIPQDDRLIRQDDELMLDSID